The DNA segment TGGAATCATACTCCGCCTTTACCTCCCACTGCGGCACGTCAAGCGGCTCATCAAAACAGTAGTAATCACGAGCAATCTTATTAACCGTAGTGATTTTGCCCACTGGATAGTTCTTATAAATCACAACATCAGTTCCCCTTATTCCTAATTTCTTTAAGTTTGTAACGCGCTCCATTGGAGACAAACCCGCTTTAATATCGGCCTTTGATACAGAGTCCCGAACATGGGCATAATAACTATAAAACTTAGAGCAACGCTTGCCCTGTTCTAGCACCATTAAGTCTACAGATACATCTTGAGGGTGTAAACTATCCTCTACGTATGTTAGCTTATACTGGCAGCGTAAGGTTTGCGTATCTATTTCTTGGCCTATCACAGATACTGCAAGGACAGGAAGTAAAAAAATCAATAAAATCAGATGTTTCATTCGTTGACAACGGGTTTAATAAAGTCAATCACAATATAACAAATACACATTCAACCCCGGACCTACCCAATCAGGTAGTTTTTCAAAAAAAAAAGAAATGAATAAATTCAAGGTATTGCAACAAAAAAAGTAACACATCCAAACTCAAAACCGCAAAACAACTTTCTTCAACTACCTATTTGAGTAGTTCCGTGCAATTAAAAAATTCTTACATTTGACAAACCGTCAAAGTTGCTGACCAAAAAAGCCAAAGCAATGACTAACCTTTTCAATTCCCAATTTCCAACCATAACAGGAGAGTTGCACGTTGCCCAAATTGCCCACTACGCTCAACTAATTAGTGCAATGGAGAGCAACCTCGGCTGTAGTTGCTACCTCTTCGACTACCAAAAGAAAACATTTGCATACATCCCCAATGGCTCACCCTTTTTAAGTGGCTATTCTAAGGTAGAGGTAATCAAGCGAGGCTGGGCACACTATCAGTCAATAATGGATGCCGCTGCATTCGAAGAATTTCAAACAGTTAATCGAGCAGCCTTCGAATTCTATAAGAATATTGCACTAGAACAACGAAGTGACTACACCCTAGAGTGCTGCTTTAAAATGCTAACCCAAAAAGGAGCGAACCTATTGGTAAAGCATAGCCAAACGCCTATTGTTATTACAAATATAGGTGACATATGGCTATCGCTATGCACCATACGCCCAGCCGTAGGCTACAAAAAAGAGGCACATTTACTTAGAAATACCAAACAGGCTTGCGATTACGAGTATAACCAAAGCAGCAAAACATTTGAAAAGAAGTTGAAGCCAAACCTCAACTCCAGAGAGGTAGAAATACTCCAAATGTTGGCATCGGGATTTACAGAAAGTCACATTGCCGAATTGCTCTTTATTTCATCCAATACGGTGAAGTATTACAAGAAAAATATTGTCAAGAAATTAAATACAGACAACATCAAAGAGGCCATTAGCGTTTACATTGCATCTTAAGCAATTTCCTGTCGCTTAACATAAAACAAGATATTACTGCACAAAAAAGGCTGCCCTTTCAGAGCAGCCCCGTTCCATAATAAATATCTTACCGCTATTTTACCGGCACTATGCTTATCGCTGCACCACCGCCAGGAGCGAGGTTCAAATTCAGCACCGATGAACTATCTACAGTAAAGTTTTCGATTTTGAAGGAGATGGGGTTTTTATCCCAATCGGCATCCTTGCCATCGGCATAAACCGTAGCCGTATACTTTTTCCCGGCATCCAAAAAGTCGAGATTAATGGTTAAGGTTCGCGCGTTCTCGTCGGTTACGCTACCCACAAACCAGCGATTGCCATTGCGCTCCTTGCGGGCAATGGTTACATAGTCGCCAATTTCGCCATTCAACACCTTCGATTCCTGCCAATCTACTGCCACATCGCGAATAAATTGAAAAGCAGGGTTGCCCTCGTAGTTCTCGGGAAGATCGGCCGCCATTTGAACCGGACTATACAAAACAACGTAGAGCGCCAGCTGCTGAGCCAAGGTATTATTTACCTGGTTGTTGGGTTTCCAAGGCTTTAACTTGATATCGAATATACCGGGAGTGTAATCGATGGGTCCGGCCAGCATGCGGGTAAACGGAACAATGGTAAGGTGCTCCGGCATATTTCCTCCATCGGAAGCCCAAGCGTTGAACTCCTGTCCGCGCAACCCCTCACGGGCAATAAAGTTTGGATAGGTGCGACGAATGCCTGTTGCCATAATTGGCTCATGTGCATTGATGGCCACCTTATACTTAGCTCCCATATCAAGAACCCGCTGGTAGTGGTTCACCATATACTGTCCGTGATGGTATTCGCCCTTGGGAAGAATCTTGCCCACGTATCCCGTCTTCACGGCATGAACATCCAACTTCTGCATAAACGCAAAGGCCGTGTCGAGCTGCTTATCGTAGGTTTGAGTGGCCGCAGAAGTTTCGTGGTGCATAATTAGCGCAACACCTTTCTCCTTACCATAACGAATAACTTCATTAATGTCGTAATCGGGGTATGGGGTAACAAAATCGAAGACCCCTTCCCTATCCTCAAAGCCAATCCAGTGCTCCCATCCGGCATTCCAACCTTCGACCAATAGTCCATGAATGTTGTTCTTGGCAGCAAAATCGATATACTTCTTAGCGTTTTCGGTAGTAGCGCCGTGCTTACCGCTGGCCATATCCCAGCTGGCTTTACCAAGGTGCATCTCCCACCAAATACCCACATACTTGGTAGGCTTCACATAGGAGACATCGCCCAGTTTATTGGGCTCGTTCAGGTTTAAAATCAACTTCGACTCAATAAGTTCGCCTGCCCTATCGGTAATTTGAATGGTGCGCCAAGGCGTGTTAAAAGGGGTAGCGGTAACCACCTTTATGTTTTTGCTATTTCCTACCAACTCGCTCTGCATCATTAAATTCGTGGTATCCACCTTCAGCGTAATGCCTGCATAGTTGTAGAGTGCCGCCTCGTGAAAGCTAAGGTAAACCCCATCGTCGGTTTTCATGGTAACCGGCGTGTTCACAGCGTTTTCTGGAATATATGTTTGCGCTAAGTTTGGATGGTTACGCTTGCTGATAGCATCAATATCGGTAAAGCGGGTAGTATTGTAGAGGTGCTCGTAAATATCCCAATCGCCGGGTTGCCACCAAACTAGGTGGTTGCCGGTTAGCTTAAACTGTGTGTTCTCATCGGTGATTACCACCTTGCCCATGGATG comes from the Williamwhitmania taraxaci genome and includes:
- a CDS encoding GLPGLI family protein; its protein translation is MKHLILLIFLLPVLAVSVIGQEIDTQTLRCQYKLTYVEDSLHPQDVSVDLMVLEQGKRCSKFYSYYAHVRDSVSKADIKAGLSPMERVTNLKKLGIRGTDVVIYKNYPVGKITTVNKIARDYYCFDEPLDVPQWEVKAEYDSILSYRCQKAVCTFLGRTYVAWFAPGVPVNGGPWCFSGLPGLILKVADTRNHYIFQCVGIQAFSSPITFVQQKWFKVSKKEHGKVLRRHYSDVLSSFAESYGVTISMTDETGNAFKPELPYNPIDLTQ
- a CDS encoding helix-turn-helix domain-containing protein, which gives rise to MTNLFNSQFPTITGELHVAQIAHYAQLISAMESNLGCSCYLFDYQKKTFAYIPNGSPFLSGYSKVEVIKRGWAHYQSIMDAAAFEEFQTVNRAAFEFYKNIALEQRSDYTLECCFKMLTQKGANLLVKHSQTPIVITNIGDIWLSLCTIRPAVGYKKEAHLLRNTKQACDYEYNQSSKTFEKKLKPNLNSREVEILQMLASGFTESHIAELLFISSNTVKYYKKNIVKKLNTDNIKEAISVYIAS
- a CDS encoding glycoside hydrolase family 97 protein, with protein sequence MRYNVHKLLLTILFGVGVLSVMASVKKLEVTSPSGGIKVEFFLQGKGEAAYRVLYNAKPVIETSTLGFDFQGEPSIKEGLAITSSAITEFNETWEMPWGEQLKVVNHYKQLKVTLAEKAGKKRTFSLVFRVFDDGIGFRYEFPKQASMGKVVITDENTQFKLTGNHLVWWQPGDWDIYEHLYNTTRFTDIDAISKRNHPNLAQTYIPENAVNTPVTMKTDDGVYLSFHEAALYNYAGITLKVDTTNLMMQSELVGNSKNIKVVTATPFNTPWRTIQITDRAGELIESKLILNLNEPNKLGDVSYVKPTKYVGIWWEMHLGKASWDMASGKHGATTENAKKYIDFAAKNNIHGLLVEGWNAGWEHWIGFEDREGVFDFVTPYPDYDINEVIRYGKEKGVALIMHHETSAATQTYDKQLDTAFAFMQKLDVHAVKTGYVGKILPKGEYHHGQYMVNHYQRVLDMGAKYKVAINAHEPIMATGIRRTYPNFIAREGLRGQEFNAWASDGGNMPEHLTIVPFTRMLAGPIDYTPGIFDIKLKPWKPNNQVNNTLAQQLALYVVLYSPVQMAADLPENYEGNPAFQFIRDVAVDWQESKVLNGEIGDYVTIARKERNGNRWFVGSVTDENARTLTINLDFLDAGKKYTATVYADGKDADWDKNPISFKIENFTVDSSSVLNLNLAPGGGAAISIVPVK